One stretch of Lacrimispora sphenoides DNA includes these proteins:
- a CDS encoding dicarboxylate/amino acid:cation symporter — MKKIISSLPFKLLFGVVLGILIGQVAGEHVMNFVVTVKYILNQVITFCVPLIIIGFIAPSITRLGNNASKMLGVAVTVAYISSIGAAFFAMTAGYIMIPHLSIATDVDGLKELPGIVFQLDIPQIMPVMSALVFSLLLGLAATWTKAKVITEALEEFQEIVLSIVTKIVIPMLPVFIAFTFCALSYEGTITKQLPVFFQVVLIVMIGHFIWLALLYAIGGIYSGKNPMDVIRNYGPAYITAVGTMSSAATLAVALRCAKKSQPTLRDDMVDFGIPLFANIHLCGSVLTEVFFVMTVSKILYGAFPSYGTMVLFCVLLGVFAIGAPGVPGGTVMASLGLITGVLGFSETGTALMLTIFALQDSFGTACNVTGDGALTMILTGFAEKHGIKREKIESGIS; from the coding sequence ATGAAAAAAATAATAAGTAGTTTACCTTTTAAATTACTTTTTGGGGTAGTTCTGGGGATTCTGATTGGACAGGTAGCAGGCGAACATGTCATGAATTTTGTCGTGACAGTGAAATACATATTAAATCAGGTTATTACATTCTGTGTTCCTCTCATTATCATTGGCTTTATCGCTCCTTCGATCACAAGGCTGGGTAATAATGCTTCCAAAATGCTGGGCGTAGCAGTTACCGTTGCATATATATCTTCCATTGGGGCGGCATTTTTCGCAATGACGGCCGGCTATATCATGATTCCCCATCTGTCCATCGCTACCGATGTAGACGGACTCAAGGAACTTCCTGGAATCGTGTTCCAGCTGGATATTCCGCAGATCATGCCGGTAATGAGCGCATTGGTATTTTCCCTGCTCCTGGGCCTGGCCGCAACCTGGACAAAGGCAAAGGTGATTACCGAAGCATTGGAAGAATTTCAGGAAATCGTGCTTTCCATTGTAACAAAAATTGTTATCCCTATGCTGCCTGTATTCATCGCATTTACCTTTTGTGCCCTCTCCTACGAGGGAACCATTACCAAGCAGCTTCCAGTATTCTTTCAGGTTGTCCTTATCGTCATGATAGGCCATTTTATCTGGCTGGCACTGCTTTATGCAATCGGCGGTATTTATTCCGGGAAGAATCCTATGGATGTCATCAGAAATTACGGACCTGCTTATATCACCGCCGTAGGTACTATGTCATCGGCCGCTACCCTGGCCGTGGCACTCCGCTGTGCAAAAAAGTCTCAGCCTACTTTACGTGATGATATGGTGGATTTCGGCATTCCGCTGTTTGCCAACATTCATCTGTGCGGCTCCGTTTTAACAGAGGTATTCTTTGTAATGACTGTCTCAAAAATACTTTACGGAGCCTTTCCATCCTACGGAACCATGGTGTTGTTCTGCGTTTTATTAGGTGTATTTGCCATTGGTGCCCCGGGCGTTCCAGGAGGAACAGTAATGGCATCTCTTGGTCTTATAACAGGAGTTTTAGGCTTCAGTGAAACAGGAACAGCCCTTATGCTGACCATTTTCGCATTGCAGGACAGCTTCGGCACAGCTTGCAACGTAACCGGTGACGGTGCATTGACCATGATTCTGACTGGATTCGCTGAAAAGCATGGAATAAAAAGAGAAAAAATAGAATCAGGAATTTCATAA